The Pedobacter africanus genome has a window encoding:
- a CDS encoding acyltransferase family protein has product MNQSQRFLSLDVFRGMTVCFMIIVNTPGSGAKPFAMLEHAAWHGFTPTDLVFPSFLFAVGNAMSFSMRKFAQMENPAVLMNIFKRVLLIFLLGYLMYWFPFFSQNENGGISFLPIANTRIFGVLQRIAICYGIASLLIHYLSTRYVILISMLFLIGYWVALLVFGDSADPFSMTANAGQQLDLFLLGDKHLYHGEGIAFDPEGILSTIPACVNVIIGYYAGKFIQERGKGYETVAKLMLAGGVLIVISLCLNPVFPINKKLWTSTFVLLTCGLDLLIIGALIYSIEISASTRWTGFFTVFGKNPLFIYLLSELLLSIIYVLVPGSDFRSWVNNNFFQVIAPGPLGSLLFAICFMLVCWLIGYMLDKRKIYIRV; this is encoded by the coding sequence ATGAACCAGTCGCAACGTTTTTTATCCCTTGACGTATTCAGGGGAATGACCGTGTGTTTCATGATCATCGTGAACACACCCGGAAGCGGTGCAAAACCTTTTGCCATGCTCGAACACGCGGCATGGCATGGCTTTACACCAACAGATCTTGTATTCCCTTCTTTTTTGTTTGCCGTAGGGAATGCCATGAGCTTCTCTATGAGGAAATTTGCGCAGATGGAGAACCCCGCAGTCCTGATGAATATATTTAAACGCGTGCTGCTCATCTTTTTACTTGGTTACCTGATGTATTGGTTCCCGTTTTTTAGCCAAAATGAAAATGGTGGTATCAGCTTCTTACCAATTGCAAATACAAGGATTTTTGGTGTTTTGCAGCGCATTGCAATTTGCTACGGAATAGCCTCACTTTTAATCCATTACCTGAGCACCCGTTATGTAATACTCATCAGTATGTTATTTTTGATAGGCTATTGGGTTGCCTTGCTCGTATTTGGTGATTCGGCTGATCCTTTTAGCATGACCGCTAACGCCGGACAGCAGCTGGACCTGTTCCTGCTTGGCGATAAGCATCTGTATCATGGTGAAGGCATAGCTTTCGATCCTGAAGGAATTTTAAGTACCATTCCAGCCTGCGTAAATGTAATCATCGGCTATTATGCCGGGAAATTTATACAGGAAAGGGGAAAGGGGTATGAAACTGTTGCTAAACTAATGCTTGCAGGTGGGGTGTTGATCGTAATTTCCCTATGTTTAAACCCTGTGTTTCCCATCAATAAAAAACTTTGGACAAGCACCTTTGTGTTGCTGACCTGTGGATTGGACCTGCTCATTATTGGGGCGCTTATTTATAGCATAGAAATCTCGGCTTCTACCAGGTGGACCGGCTTTTTTACTGTTTTTGGGAAAAATCCCTTGTTTATTTATCTTTTGTCGGAATTGTTGCTCAGTATTATTTATGTCCTGGTTCCCGGTTCAGACTTCAGGAGCTGGGTAAACAACAATTTCTTTCAGGTTATTGCTCCCGGTCCACTGGGTTCATTGCTCTTTGCAATTTGCTTTATGCTGGTGTGCTGGTTGATAGGATATATGCTGGATAAAAGAAAAATATACATACGCGTCTAG
- a CDS encoding DUF3276 family protein, with amino-acid sequence MGEFDNKEREEVFSKKVRAGKRTYFFDVKATRSGDYYLTLTESKKRLEDGVFVKHKIFLYKEDFEKFTEGLNETVEYIKNHQDVVEKRYEYSENHEGVKSQTDDYSF; translated from the coding sequence ATGGGAGAATTTGACAACAAAGAGAGAGAAGAGGTTTTTTCTAAGAAAGTAAGGGCAGGTAAGAGAACTTATTTTTTCGATGTAAAAGCAACCAGATCAGGAGATTACTACCTAACCTTAACCGAAAGCAAGAAAAGACTGGAGGACGGTGTTTTTGTAAAGCATAAGATCTTTTTATACAAAGAAGATTTTGAGAAGTTTACTGAGGGATTAAATGAGACTGTTGAGTACATTAAAAACCATCAGGATGTGGTAGAAAAGCGCTACGAGTATTCTGAGAACCACGAAGGAGTTAAAAGTCAGACAGACGATTATTCTTTCTAG
- a CDS encoding ABC transporter ATP-binding protein, with protein sequence MKHLRFLNKYFYKYKWWIIPGVFFVIISNIFGVVPAQVIGHAFNLITENIQVYRLFNGFERASIVYDTFSYSLFYFGLLVLVLYLLRGLFLFFMRQTIILMSRHIEFDMKNEIYAHYQKLSLGFYRRNNTGDLMNRATEDVNRVRMYVGPAIMYTINTAVLFLLVIYAMFSVNVTLAIWCLLPLPVLVLIIYFVNTLINQKSEQIQEQLSRLSSFVQERFSGIRVIKSYVREDYTQKIFAAESQGYKHNAMGLVKVQALFYPTMLLLVGLSTILTIYIGGIQVINGSITPGNIAEFIVYVNQLTFPVSMLGWVTTLIQRASASQKRINEFLQLQPEIVSENVTTPLLKGNIKFEQVSFTYPDTGIQALKDVSFEIEQGQFVAVIGRTGSGKSTLANLIMRMYDIDSGRISIDGQSLCQLNLNNYRSQIGFVPQEVFLFSDTIKNNIAFGLDQVTDAEIDNAAQNAAVYHNIVGFEQKFETMLGERGITLSGGQKQRVSIARALIKEPRLLIFDDCLSAVDTRTEEEILRNLGKIMKDKTSILIAHRISTIKNADKIIVLDDGKIIEQGNHEQLLQLNGAYTEMYQNQLLEEENQSV encoded by the coding sequence ATGAAACACCTTCGTTTTTTAAACAAATACTTCTATAAATATAAATGGTGGATTATTCCAGGGGTCTTTTTTGTGATCATCTCCAATATTTTTGGTGTGGTTCCGGCCCAGGTAATCGGCCATGCCTTTAACCTGATCACAGAAAACATACAGGTTTACAGGTTGTTTAACGGATTTGAGCGTGCTTCAATTGTATACGATACTTTCAGCTATAGCCTGTTCTATTTTGGCTTGCTGGTACTGGTGTTATACCTGCTGAGGGGGCTCTTTCTTTTCTTTATGCGGCAAACCATCATCCTGATGTCGAGGCATATAGAGTTCGACATGAAAAACGAAATTTATGCACATTACCAGAAACTGAGCCTGGGCTTTTACCGCCGAAACAATACGGGCGACCTGATGAACCGGGCTACGGAGGATGTAAACCGGGTAAGAATGTATGTAGGGCCAGCGATCATGTACACCATCAACACTGCTGTGCTGTTTCTGCTGGTCATCTATGCCATGTTTTCGGTGAACGTTACCCTGGCCATCTGGTGTCTGCTTCCCCTTCCGGTACTGGTGCTGATCATTTATTTTGTGAATACCCTCATCAACCAGAAAAGTGAACAGATACAGGAACAGCTTTCCAGGCTATCCAGTTTTGTGCAAGAGCGTTTTTCGGGCATAAGGGTGATTAAATCTTACGTAAGGGAAGATTATACCCAAAAAATATTTGCGGCCGAGAGCCAGGGCTATAAGCACAATGCAATGGGCCTGGTTAAGGTGCAGGCGCTTTTTTACCCCACCATGCTGCTACTGGTAGGTTTAAGTACCATTCTTACCATTTATATTGGTGGCATACAAGTTATTAACGGTTCTATTACCCCAGGCAATATTGCTGAATTTATTGTGTATGTAAACCAGCTTACCTTCCCGGTTTCCATGCTGGGCTGGGTAACCACTTTAATTCAACGCGCCTCTGCCTCTCAGAAGCGTATCAACGAGTTTTTACAGCTGCAACCCGAGATTGTTTCTGAAAATGTAACAACACCATTGCTGAAGGGAAACATTAAATTTGAACAGGTCAGCTTTACCTATCCGGATACTGGCATTCAAGCGCTGAAAGATGTGAGTTTTGAAATTGAACAGGGGCAGTTTGTGGCCGTAATTGGCCGTACCGGCTCAGGAAAATCTACCCTGGCCAATTTAATTATGCGGATGTATGACATTGACAGCGGCAGGATCAGCATTGACGGGCAATCACTCTGCCAGCTCAATTTAAACAACTACCGCAGCCAGATCGGCTTTGTCCCGCAGGAAGTCTTCCTGTTCTCAGATACGATTAAGAACAATATCGCCTTTGGTTTAGACCAGGTTACAGATGCAGAAATAGACAATGCGGCACAAAACGCAGCTGTATACCACAACATTGTGGGCTTTGAGCAGAAGTTTGAAACCATGCTCGGAGAAAGGGGCATTACGCTTTCGGGCGGTCAAAAACAACGTGTATCCATAGCCAGGGCATTGATTAAAGAGCCGCGTTTATTGATATTTGACGACTGCCTTTCGGCGGTAGATACCCGAACAGAAGAAGAAATCCTCAGAAATCTGGGCAAAATAATGAAAGATAAGACTAGTATTTTAATTGCCCACCGGATTTCAACCATAAAAAATGCGGACAAGATTATTGTTCTGGATGACGGAAAAATCATTGAACAGGGCAATCACGAGCAGTTATTGCAGCTGAACGGGGCCTATACAGAAATGTACCAGAACCAATTGTTGGAGGAAGAAAATCAATCTGTTTAA
- a CDS encoding Glu/Leu/Phe/Val family dehydrogenase, with translation MSGNSSIVNSVLDQLSASGHKKVVYCNDPDTGLKAIIAIHDTTLGPALGGTRMWSYTTEAEALEDVLRLSSAMTYKAAITGLNLGGGKAVIIGDSRKGKSEAMMRSYGRFIKNLNGEFITAEDVGTTTKDMEYIRMETSHVTGVPESLGGAGNPAPTTAKGVFLGIKACVKEVFGTDMLAGRSVVVQGIGNVGEHLVALLRAENVEVYISDINEERLQHVARTYKAKPISADKIFGLDADIYAPCALGATVNDKTINKMKFAIIAGSANNQLADENVHGQLLLEKGILFAPDYLINAGGLISCYSELTGFGKKRTMQLTENIYNATRDVIKMSKTDNIPTIWAANRIAEKRIIDIKKIKSSF, from the coding sequence ATGTCTGGTAATAGTTCTATTGTGAATTCAGTTTTAGATCAATTAAGTGCATCGGGGCACAAGAAAGTCGTTTATTGCAATGATCCCGATACCGGATTAAAAGCAATTATTGCCATTCATGATACCACATTAGGTCCTGCACTGGGCGGAACCCGCATGTGGAGCTATACAACCGAGGCCGAAGCGCTGGAAGATGTGCTCCGCTTATCGAGCGCCATGACCTACAAAGCAGCCATTACCGGCCTAAATTTAGGTGGTGGAAAAGCGGTGATCATCGGTGATTCCAGAAAAGGCAAATCCGAAGCCATGATGCGCAGCTATGGCAGGTTCATTAAAAACCTGAACGGCGAATTTATCACTGCCGAGGATGTAGGTACCACTACCAAGGACATGGAGTACATCCGCATGGAGACCAGCCATGTTACCGGAGTCCCGGAATCACTGGGCGGCGCCGGAAACCCTGCGCCGACTACAGCCAAAGGTGTGTTTTTAGGGATCAAGGCTTGTGTTAAAGAGGTTTTTGGAACCGATATGCTTGCCGGACGCTCGGTTGTGGTACAGGGTATAGGAAATGTTGGAGAGCACCTGGTAGCGTTGCTAAGGGCCGAAAACGTAGAGGTTTACATCAGCGACATCAACGAAGAACGCCTGCAGCATGTAGCGCGTACCTATAAGGCAAAGCCGATCAGCGCTGACAAGATATTCGGCCTGGATGCAGACATTTATGCACCTTGCGCTTTAGGAGCTACAGTTAATGATAAAACCATTAACAAAATGAAATTTGCCATTATTGCAGGTTCGGCAAACAACCAGCTGGCAGATGAAAATGTACACGGACAGCTGTTGCTGGAAAAAGGCATTTTATTTGCACCGGATTACCTGATCAACGCTGGCGGGCTCATCAGCTGCTATTCTGAGCTTACCGGATTTGGTAAAAAACGCACCATGCAGCTTACAGAGAATATTTATAATGCCACAAGAGACGTTATAAAGATGTCTAAAACAGACAATATACCAACCATATGGGCTGCGAACCGTATCGCTGAAAAAAGAATAATAGATATCAAAAAAATAAAATCATCATTTTAA
- the nusB gene encoding transcription antitermination factor NusB, whose amino-acid sequence MLNRRHLRIKALQNIFAWHMTDKRDLASSKKALLQSIDNVYEMYIWMLSLLVEVTEYTGIDATERANKHLPTAEDLNPNLKLLNNKFAVTLKQNPDFSAAVHKYRINWMADPEFVKAIFNTLKVTPEYAAYLADEDNSLEESKTIIKFIFRKIILKSHNIIQAFEDKFINWSVDKEVMQGMVAKTIKNFTSEDPFKNKLTPISQDWAEDGKFVEDLFIYTLRNDKDYQALIADRTKNWESERIALMDTILMKMAICELMNFPSIPVKVTINEYLDLSKDYSTPKSNSFINGILDKILGDLKRTNSIHKIGRGLIEE is encoded by the coding sequence ATGTTAAATAGAAGGCACTTAAGAATTAAAGCTCTGCAAAACATTTTTGCTTGGCACATGACAGACAAAAGGGATCTGGCTTCCTCAAAGAAAGCGCTCCTGCAAAGTATTGACAATGTATACGAAATGTATATATGGATGCTTTCGCTATTGGTTGAGGTTACAGAATACACAGGAATAGACGCTACAGAGCGTGCCAATAAGCACTTGCCGACGGCAGAGGACCTTAACCCTAACCTGAAACTGCTGAACAATAAGTTTGCAGTTACATTAAAGCAAAATCCGGATTTTAGCGCTGCGGTGCATAAATACAGGATCAACTGGATGGCCGATCCGGAATTTGTAAAAGCCATCTTCAATACGTTAAAGGTTACACCCGAGTATGCAGCTTATCTGGCCGATGAAGACAACAGCCTGGAAGAGTCAAAGACCATCATTAAATTTATATTCAGAAAGATCATCCTGAAAAGCCACAACATTATACAGGCTTTTGAAGATAAGTTTATCAACTGGTCTGTAGATAAGGAGGTCATGCAGGGAATGGTGGCCAAAACCATCAAAAATTTTACATCAGAAGATCCTTTCAAAAATAAGCTGACCCCAATTAGCCAGGATTGGGCAGAAGATGGCAAATTTGTGGAAGACCTGTTTATATATACCCTAAGGAACGATAAAGACTATCAGGCGCTTATTGCAGACAGGACTAAGAACTGGGAGTCGGAGCGTATTGCGCTCATGGATACCATTCTGATGAAAATGGCCATTTGTGAGCTGATGAATTTCCCTTCTATACCGGTTAAAGTAACCATTAATGAATACCTGGACCTTTCAAAAGATTACAGTACGCCGAAAAGTAATTCGTTTATTAACGGTATCTTGGACAAAATTTTGGGCGACCTGAAAAGAACCAATAGCATACATAAAATTGGTCGCGGATTAATAGAAGAATAA
- a CDS encoding DUF1573 domain-containing protein, whose protein sequence is MKQIFVLALAAITFASCQNTAKTTEGSAKTEATTAGAQNGADVSASADAAVISFEKENYDFGKINQGEKVAYSYKFKNSGKSPLIILNATATCGCTVPEVPKEPIKPGAEGEIKVVFDSNGKSGLQDKVITVTSNAQPHIASLHLTGEVKEQSN, encoded by the coding sequence ATGAAACAAATTTTTGTACTGGCACTGGCTGCTATAACATTTGCATCATGCCAAAACACAGCAAAAACAACTGAGGGATCGGCAAAGACCGAAGCCACAACGGCAGGTGCGCAGAATGGTGCCGATGTATCTGCATCAGCAGATGCTGCGGTGATCAGCTTTGAGAAAGAAAATTACGATTTCGGCAAAATAAACCAGGGCGAAAAAGTAGCCTATAGCTATAAGTTCAAAAACTCAGGTAAAAGTCCGCTGATCATTTTGAATGCAACCGCCACATGCGGCTGTACTGTTCCGGAAGTGCCTAAAGAGCCAATTAAACCAGGCGCTGAAGGTGAAATCAAAGTCGTGTTTGACAGCAATGGTAAATCAGGTCTTCAGGATAAGGTCATTACCGTTACCTCAAATGCACAGCCCCATATCGCCAGCTTGCATTTAACTGGCGAAGTGAAAGAACAATCCAATTAA
- the yajC gene encoding preprotein translocase subunit YajC — protein MTSAIILQAQGNGMLSTLIPMVLIMVVFYFFMIRPQVKKAKDLKKMVEGLKKGDKIVTTAGIHGRIADMNETTFLIEVEGGTKIRFDKTAVSLDATKAVAPKAEEAPKA, from the coding sequence ATGACATCAGCAATAATTTTACAGGCTCAGGGAAATGGCATGTTAAGTACATTAATACCTATGGTTTTAATCATGGTCGTATTTTACTTCTTCATGATCAGGCCGCAGGTAAAAAAAGCAAAAGACCTTAAAAAAATGGTTGAAGGCTTGAAAAAAGGAGATAAAATTGTAACAACAGCAGGTATCCATGGCCGCATAGCTGATATGAATGAAACCACATTTTTAATTGAGGTAGAAGGTGGTACCAAAATTCGTTTCGATAAAACTGCAGTATCTTTAGATGCAACTAAAGCCGTTGCTCCTAAAGCCGAAGAAGCACCCAAAGCATAG
- a CDS encoding CdaR family protein, whose product MQKPHPCLVRLLHLSIFVKDMPFIKLTKIERKRFLVLITCLLIAIAAWLLMALDNKYVYTAKTVLKYNNIPQKKAFHPLQPDTVDLQVEGTGWQLLFARLRVNPPSISISLEKLNNRNYILFSEQLFNVNRQLETSQKIISVKPDTLYFDFSEKTVKRVPVKLISNLNFKQQYGISNPIEIMPDYVTISGPEDELKRIREWRTDSLKLDDLQATTKSVVPMIQSSMKNVSIFPSSVEVKVPVDEFTEKVLEIPLKITNNREYYSIKLYPKKVKVTFLVALSKYNQINEEFIEAVVDMNEWKVLNHSSLGVKIVRFPDYCKLLQVAPGKVDFIVEK is encoded by the coding sequence ATGCAAAAGCCGCATCCTTGTTTGGTGCGGCTTTTGCATTTGAGTATATTTGTTAAAGATATGCCCTTTATCAAACTCACAAAAATTGAGCGGAAACGCTTCCTGGTTTTAATTACCTGTCTGTTGATCGCAATTGCAGCGTGGTTGTTGATGGCACTGGACAATAAATATGTATATACGGCTAAAACGGTTTTAAAATACAACAATATCCCTCAAAAAAAAGCTTTTCACCCTTTGCAGCCTGATACGGTAGACCTCCAGGTTGAAGGTACAGGCTGGCAGCTCCTTTTTGCTAGGCTTAGGGTGAACCCCCCCTCCATATCCATTAGCCTGGAGAAACTCAACAACAGGAACTACATCCTTTTCTCGGAGCAGTTGTTCAATGTAAACAGGCAGCTGGAAACTTCGCAGAAAATCATCTCCGTAAAACCCGATACCCTGTATTTCGACTTTTCCGAAAAGACCGTAAAAAGGGTGCCGGTAAAGTTGATTTCCAATTTGAATTTTAAACAGCAGTACGGGATTTCCAATCCTATTGAAATTATGCCCGATTACGTCACCATTTCCGGACCTGAAGATGAACTGAAAAGGATCAGAGAATGGAGAACAGACTCCTTAAAACTGGATGACCTGCAGGCAACCACCAAAAGTGTAGTGCCCATGATCCAAAGCAGCATGAAAAATGTGAGTATTTTTCCATCCAGTGTAGAGGTTAAGGTACCTGTTGACGAATTTACCGAAAAGGTACTCGAAATACCCCTGAAAATTACCAATAACAGGGAGTATTACAGCATAAAGCTATACCCGAAAAAAGTAAAGGTTACTTTCCTGGTTGCTTTGTCTAAATACAACCAGATCAACGAAGAATTTATAGAGGCCGTGGTAGATATGAACGAATGGAAGGTGTTGAACCACAGTAGTCTGGGTGTTAAAATTGTGCGTTTTCCGGATTACTGTAAATTGCTGCAGGTAGCACCCGGAAAAGTTGATTTTATTGTAGAAAAATAA
- the coaE gene encoding dephospho-CoA kinase (Dephospho-CoA kinase (CoaE) performs the final step in coenzyme A biosynthesis.), whose product MLKIGITGGIGSGKTTVCKVFETLGIPVFYADTVAKQIMVTDQILVAGVKSAFGAQSYAADGSLNNKHIAAIVFNNADELARLNALVHPAVFRAFDSWVKQVPATVPYVLKEAALLFESGSYKLCDQNILVQAPEAVKLQRVMERDGVTAEQVKARMDKQLPDEDKIKLADQLINNNEKDSLIVQVTRLHRLFLNSIE is encoded by the coding sequence ATGCTGAAGATCGGGATAACAGGAGGTATAGGCAGCGGAAAAACCACCGTTTGTAAAGTATTCGAAACATTGGGCATACCTGTTTTTTACGCGGATACGGTGGCCAAACAAATTATGGTGACTGACCAAATACTGGTGGCTGGTGTGAAAAGCGCATTTGGAGCACAAAGCTATGCCGCAGATGGATCGTTAAACAATAAACACATTGCGGCTATTGTATTTAACAATGCCGATGAACTGGCCAGGTTGAATGCATTGGTGCATCCTGCGGTGTTCAGGGCGTTTGACAGCTGGGTGAAGCAGGTTCCGGCAACTGTGCCTTATGTACTTAAAGAAGCGGCCCTGTTATTTGAAAGCGGTTCCTATAAGCTGTGTGATCAGAACATACTGGTGCAGGCACCCGAGGCCGTAAAACTGCAGCGGGTAATGGAAAGGGATGGGGTAACTGCAGAACAGGTTAAAGCGCGTATGGACAAGCAGCTGCCCGATGAAGACAAAATTAAACTGGCCGATCAACTCATAAATAATAACGAGAAAGACTCGCTCATCGTTCAGGTGACCCGACTGCACCGGCTGTTTTTAAATTCCATTGAATGA
- a CDS encoding exonuclease produces MILDDFIVATKTGLFCRYGDFYLDPKEIVKHAVISHAHGDHAIGGHLSVYCTEATALFMKHRYKKFAGEAFYIKPYHSWFELNGVKISFLPAGHILGSAQVLMEYMGVKYLYTGDYKLQPDKTCEPIEFVKADVLITETTFADPGTAHPVAEQEILKLNITQSNIMLGAYALGKCQRLISLMNDHCIEKRILLHHSMLPFVKIYEQMGIDLGRHEPYDRKVMKNNQSNMVYLVPPMVFNSYFRAVNVVRAFATGWKHLQNQNGIQLYISDHADWNDILLTVEKVQPLQIWTNHGSGVQLKKHFEGNLVVKLLN; encoded by the coding sequence ATGATACTTGATGATTTTATAGTTGCTACCAAAACAGGTTTGTTTTGCAGGTATGGTGACTTTTATTTAGACCCCAAAGAAATTGTAAAACATGCAGTCATTTCACATGCGCATGGCGATCATGCTATAGGAGGGCACCTTTCTGTATATTGTACGGAGGCTACGGCATTGTTTATGAAACACCGCTACAAGAAATTTGCCGGTGAAGCTTTTTACATCAAACCTTACCACTCTTGGTTTGAACTGAACGGGGTAAAGATCAGTTTTTTACCAGCAGGACATATATTGGGTTCTGCGCAGGTTTTAATGGAATACATGGGGGTAAAATACCTTTATACAGGTGATTATAAGCTGCAGCCCGATAAAACCTGTGAGCCCATCGAATTTGTAAAGGCCGATGTGCTGATCACTGAAACTACTTTTGCTGATCCCGGAACAGCACATCCGGTAGCCGAACAGGAAATCCTGAAGCTGAACATTACTCAAAGTAACATTATGCTGGGGGCCTATGCCCTGGGTAAGTGCCAGCGTTTAATTAGTTTGATGAATGACCATTGTATAGAAAAAAGGATACTGCTGCACCACAGCATGCTGCCCTTCGTAAAAATATATGAACAGATGGGGATAGACCTGGGACGCCATGAGCCCTATGACCGTAAGGTGATGAAAAACAACCAGAGTAATATGGTGTACCTGGTTCCACCTATGGTGTTCAATAGCTATTTCAGGGCCGTTAATGTGGTCAGGGCCTTTGCAACAGGCTGGAAGCACCTGCAAAACCAGAATGGGATACAATTGTACATCTCCGATCATGCTGATTGGAACGATATTCTTTTGACAGTGGAAAAGGTACAACCTTTGCAAATATGGACCAACCATGGCAGCGGAGTACAGCTCAAAAAGCATTTCGAAGGAAATTTGGTCGTTAAATTGCTTAACTGA
- a CDS encoding DUF5522 domain-containing protein, with translation MEEGVDYYFNEEGLMVFTREYHLKRGYCCKNKCKHCPWGFGRAKLKQKPGKDK, from the coding sequence ATGGAAGAAGGGGTAGATTACTATTTTAACGAAGAGGGTTTGATGGTATTTACCCGGGAGTACCACCTGAAAAGAGGGTACTGCTGTAAGAATAAATGTAAACATTGTCCGTGGGGTTTTGGAAGGGCAAAGTTGAAACAAAAACCGGGAAAAGATAAATAA
- a CDS encoding MarR family winged helix-turn-helix transcriptional regulator gives MMELQKETQTTRFESIHHQVIVNVLHSSNWCTEKLRQTILPFDVTTQQFNVLRILRGQYPRNSTINLLKSRMLDKMCDASRIVDRLVQKGLVLKAPNAEDKRSVDILISDKGLTLLSEMDKDVSLSVLISDNLTEEEAIQLNALLDKMRG, from the coding sequence ATGATGGAGCTGCAGAAAGAAACGCAAACCACCCGATTTGAGAGCATACACCACCAGGTTATCGTAAATGTACTGCACAGCAGCAACTGGTGTACAGAGAAATTGAGACAAACAATCCTGCCTTTCGATGTAACCACACAACAGTTCAATGTACTGAGAATATTGCGTGGACAGTATCCGCGCAATTCTACCATTAACCTCCTAAAATCGAGAATGCTGGATAAAATGTGCGATGCTTCCAGGATTGTTGACCGGCTGGTGCAGAAAGGACTGGTGCTTAAAGCGCCTAATGCCGAAGACAAGCGCTCGGTAGACATCCTGATCAGTGATAAAGGATTGACATTGCTTAGCGAAATGGATAAAGATGTGAGCCTTTCTGTTCTTATTTCGGATAATTTAACCGAAGAAGAGGCCATTCAGCTCAACGCCCTGCTCGACAAAATGAGGGGTTAA
- a CDS encoding ZIP family metal transporter, with protein sequence MEIWKLLILFLSAFLGGAAIFLVKSDKSQLLKLILSFSGAYLFAITVLHLIPEAYSGPDHDEIGIFILIGFLLQILLEQFSEGVEHGHIHKHNDNHVFPYGIMISLCLHAFLEGMPLAKDQHNALIYGIALHHIPAAFALASILVQSHFSRNSVIVYISIFAIMAPLGFYVSYGLSNGSIGGVEAYFNKIMGIVIGIFLHISTTILFESSVDHKVSKRKMIAVICGVAIALIGFYTSGHSHHHAH encoded by the coding sequence ATGGAAATCTGGAAATTACTCATATTATTTCTAAGTGCTTTTTTAGGCGGCGCGGCCATCTTTTTGGTAAAGAGCGACAAATCTCAGCTGTTAAAGTTAATCCTGTCTTTTAGTGGGGCTTACCTGTTTGCCATTACAGTATTGCACCTGATCCCTGAGGCTTACAGCGGCCCGGACCATGACGAAATAGGGATATTTATTTTGATCGGCTTTTTATTGCAGATCTTACTGGAGCAATTTTCTGAAGGTGTGGAACACGGACATATCCATAAGCATAACGACAATCATGTGTTTCCCTATGGCATCATGATCAGCTTGTGCCTCCACGCCTTTCTGGAGGGTATGCCATTGGCAAAAGACCAGCACAACGCCTTGATTTACGGCATTGCACTGCATCATATCCCGGCGGCTTTTGCCCTGGCCAGTATCCTTGTGCAGAGCCATTTCAGCCGGAACAGTGTGATTGTTTACATCAGTATTTTTGCCATTATGGCGCCATTGGGCTTTTATGTAAGTTACGGATTGAGCAATGGCAGTATTGGTGGTGTAGAAGCTTATTTCAACAAGATCATGGGTATTGTGATCGGGATATTTCTACACATATCCACTACGATCCTGTTTGAATCCAGCGTTGACCATAAGGTCAGCAAGCGTAAAATGATAGCAGTAATCTGTGGTGTAGCCATTGCGCTGATCGGCTTCTATACCTCAGGGCACAGCCATCATCACGCACATTAA